The genomic stretch GAGTGCTTTGTTCATAGTAATAATTTCATCTTTGGCAAAGGACTGCAGATGTGAGTAAAGATTTTCTCTGATAGATCCATTCCATGTATCTTTCCACAGAGAGGATGACTTTCCATTATCGATCATGCAAGATGTAAGACTCCTGTAGATGTCCGACATAGCATAAAAATCATGCCTTTGGGGCCAATCACATGAGGGGTGGATCTGTTATAATAAGCTTGCCAAATCAGGTTAACCCATGGCACATCATGATGATTATCGAACTTGTGTAGGTTTTTAGTAATAGGGCCCGATTTTGCAATCTCAAATCCAATACACCAAGCCCACCTCAGTATTTTGGTCTGCAAACTAGTTGCCAATTTGCAAGGTATTTTCCTTGTTTAAGGATATCCTTTCCTCCACATAAAAACTATCTACCACTTTTGTCGAAGTGAATGAATATAGACACATGTATTTCCATTAAGCAGATAACAAACATAGGCATGACATTAATGACACAGTTAATCTTCTCTGGTATAAGATATCAGAGAGGATATACCATATAGTTTCTTATCTAATCTGGACAACATGTGCATGAGATCACCGACTGGCGGTCTCGTGGTTTCAAGGGGAAGTCCTAGATatgcaaaaggtaaattctcaagTTCGCATCGAATTGGAAGAGCTAGGTTTTGCGTTGTATTGTCATCCACATTGATATGAACGATTGCTGTTTTATTGAAATTTAGACTCACTGAATTGCAATAAAATAATTTTAAGATGATCTAACTGATAGGATCTGCATGTATAATAAGGAGGGTGTCATCATCATATTGAATGATGGGATTTTTTGTCCCAAAATCATTATCAATGGGTAGTTGAATGTCACCTCTTTGTCAAGCACAAATCAGCAGCAATGACAAAAATAAGTAGGGATAATGGATCCCCTTGTCTAACACAAATCATTTGGCTTCGAGCATTTCAATTAGTGTAGAGTATTCCACTTTGTCGGAGGCATTTCCAAAATCGATCTTGAGAATGACAATAGGCTTATTTGATTGACGAATAATGTGTAGGTATTCAAAAGCTCATCCAATGCATTCATGTATGGTTTTTCCCATAATAGAACCATATTGATTTTTGTGTATAATAGGTATAATTTCCTTTTGTAGTTTATTGGCGAGCAGTTTGGTGAGAAATTTTTGTGGCAGGCTCATCAatgaaataagccaaaaatcattcagTCTCTGGATCATTTACTTTTGGATAAGGGTAATAAAAGCATAATTGATACTATCTAAATTTAGCTCACCGGAGTAGAAATCATTGACAAGCTTGATGAAATCATTATTGATGGTGGGCCAACATGTTTTCAGGAATTTTCTAGTGAATCCATCAGAGCTAGGAGCTTTGTCACAATGCATTTCATTAACCACGGCTTTGATTTCCTCCATAGTGAAAGCCTGGTCGATGTGAAGAAGATCAGGCGACTAAATAATTTTGTGTAATTGGAAATTCACAGTAGGGTTTATAGAAATACCCAACCTCTCCGTGTATGGGTTCCAAATTATTGCACCTTGTGATCATGGTTTTAAGCATGGCTACCATCATCTGTCTTGAGACAATTAAGGTTGGTTTGTTGTCTGATATTTTTGAAGGTGGAATTGTTAGTTTACATCATGCCGACGATGCCATAATTTTTTCCTTTGAGCACATGCACTTTACCTAACTTGTGATGGTCCCGTAAGTGAGTTGATAAAATTTCATAATTTAAATTGGAATAATTCTAAGAGAGATATCAATCAACACCTTTCTATccactgccgacacttcctgccAATTCTCGATTTTATTGGACACTTTAGGCACCATGATATCGAATGGAGGCAATGAGCTTTTTTCAAGATGTTGGCACCCCCAAATATGTCAATCCTAAAGAATCTACTTCAGGATCGAAAATATTTGCCACCATGTATTCTTGCTCCATGTCAACACCTAAGACAATTAAATTACTCTACTTAAAATTTATCTTTAGCGTCTGCATCGCTTCCTAGCAATACATGAACAAATTCAGATTTTTCTCATAAATAAATTCATAAAAAAGGTAATGCAAATCTTTATCGTCTGCATCGTCGGCATATTGCAAATTGGTAATGCCACGACCAAATGTGGAACTAACACTTGCAAGTGGCCATTCGTTTTAGCTGCTGATATCATATCACGCAAGgaatccgccacaatgttaaacaGAAGAACTGAAACAATGGGTCCGCCTCGACTATTTCTGAAATACTCATCCGTGCATAACCTCGACTATTTACGCCTTGACACCACTTGGTCCGCCGCTGTCTCCGTACCTCAAGACAACGACCGCATCTCCGCCGTCACCACAGCCGGCACCGTCATCACCGTCGCAGTCTCCATCTTGGCAAGCCGCCCTCGTTGCCGTCGTCATAGCAGGCGACGCGGTCCCTGCGCGTGCGCAGGCGCAGCTGCTTCTTGGTACAGACCCGCCTGACGAGGCAGGAGATCACCAGCAGCGCCGCGATCACGCCTAGCACCATGAACGCCGCCGTGTACGACCCCCCACCGCCGGCCGACGACAAGGCGCCCCGCAGCCGGCGCGCGCGGATGATGATGCCCGTCTCCGCCATGGCCGCAGACACGATCGACATTGCTGCTCGCTTGATTTGTGAATCGTGATTGAGGCAAGACGAGACGATTGGGGGCGTACTTATGTTTGCTGCGCCTAGCCAGCGGCCATGGGTTTTATGCTTTGAGTGAGTTCAAAGGCTGGGTAGAGGTTAGTGTGCGCAAGGCGAGGTTTGGATGGAGCTTGCCAACTCTGCAATTTTAGGTTGTTCCTTCCGAGCATGGCAAGCAAAGATAAGAATCCAACGTTCTGTTTCACTGTGCTCCTTCTCAGGTTGCCCCTCGCAAACAAAATGAATCGATTCTTGACGAGAGGAGAGTTCAACAAACTAAGAGCGGTGGCTGTAGTCGCGACTTTTTCTTTCCGTTGTGATCCATCACTGATCCGACGGCCAGCAACGCGCCACCGTCGTGGCTAACGCACGTCACATTCGTTTCCTAACCCGTCTTATCTTATCCTCCTCGCTCGCGCCTCTTTCTTCGCCTGTGTCATTGCCAGCTCCAAAGCCAGAGAGCAGAGCATCCAAGAACCACACTCGGCACCGCggccatggcttccaccgcactctCCTCGGCCTTCTCCCTCCTGCACACCAAACCAGCCACCTCCTCCCTCCCCCGGTCACACCCTTTCGTCCACATGAGCCACGGCCGGCGCCCCTCCGTCGCCGTTGCGTGCACCACCACTACCGCCTCCCCGAAGGTGCTCGAGCTGGGGGACGCCATCGCGGGGCTCACCCTAGAGGAGGCCCGCTTGCTGGTGGACCACCTGCAGGAGCGTCTCGGCGTGTCGGCGGCGTCGTTCGCCCCGGCCGCAGCCGTGGCCGCCGCGCCTGccgccgcggaggcggaggcgccggCGGAGAAGACGGAGTTCGACGTGGTGATCGACGAGGTGCCCAGCAGCGCCCGCATCGCGACCATCAAGGTGGTGCGCGCGCTCACCAGCCTGGCGCTCAAGGAGGCCAAGGACCTCATCGAGGGCCTCCCCAAGAAGCTCAAGGAGGCCGTCGGCAAGGACGAGGCCGAGGACGCCAAGAAGCAGCTCGAGGCCGTCGGCGCCAAGGTCACCATCGCCTGATCTTGGCATTGCTGAGCTACTACTAGGACTTCCCCATAATTTTCCACCAAATTTTACCTTCTGCAGAAGGCGTTTTGTGTAATTGTATCCGGTTGCAAGATTCTGCGTCTTTCTACTCTGTTTATTTTCTTCAGTTCGATGATGATGGCCAGCTGAGTGTAGATGGATTGGCACGCACAACCACATTGTGGTGTTTGTTTCATTCTGGATTTCGTGATCCCTGTTGGTTGGCCTGGGGATCGATGTGAAATTCGTCTGCAGACACGGGAAATCGATATGCCTGACAGAGTAGCTGCAGTAGAGGTCATGTTACGGTAAGCACAGTTGCAGGAACTCGAGTCTACTTCCGTGAGCTTTGTCCTCCATACACGAGTGCTAAGACAAAGCCTGAAGACTTTGAAAATGCAAATTTCACTTTCGACAGTTCGCTAATGGTATGTATGGTACTGGCACTAGACCGGCATTTTGCCAAATTCATCTGAAGATTCAGCCCTAATATTCAAAAAATTCCAACGAAATTAATCATGGCTATTCGTCTTTCAAGAATTTGTCAGAGGAAATTACGTTTAAATGGTCACCGTGAGAGTTCAGTTGAAATTTCAGTGAAGCTGACACGCTGTTTTTGCAAACCAATCCAACTCACTCGCACGTGCCATACGGCACTTTCTTTTATAAAAAAGAATATAATATTAATATCATGAAGATATCAACCAACAAGATATCCAAAAACATCAAGGATGCAcacaataataataaaaaacaaaGACCCGCCGCAGTTATGAAACACTTGCAAAAACACTCTAACCACCAACAAAGACAACACTAGGACCGCAAAAAGTTTTTTCAAAAGCGTCGCCTAAAAAAACAATGCATGAGCGTTGTCGTCGCCTGATCGGAGATAttgaattttcaccgtgaagaagGACTGAGCTCCCAAAGGGCTCTGTTGATGTCCTTATCGTCTTGGTGATGGGAAATGTAGTGCGTCATGGAATCGGTCTAGATCCGATGGGATCTGGAGCTTGTGGGGAAGATTGGAGTGTTGCGTCAAGCTCCTCAACAGAAAACTTGCACACGGCAACGAGGCTACTGGGGTGCATCCTCGGTGGCGATGGCCAGATCAAGGTCCTCATCAACCTCCAACTCTAGAGACCCTTCAGCCCCGCCATGATTGGCATCCGCTATGGCGAGTTGGTGACCCAAGTGGTCTTGTCCCTGGGGTCGCCATGGTTGGATGCGTCACGAGCGTGTCaaggatggagctggacccgatcGTGTTTTCTTCTTTAGATCTAAGGTCCTTGATGCAAAATTATAGAATTTAATTgtaattttaaatatttttaggGTCCTTCTTGTATACTGTAACTCCATCGCTTTGACTTAATGAAAGTTTATCGGGACTGATTTCCGTTATAAAAACAGAACTTTGAGAATTTGAACCTGTTTCAACCTGAGGATACCCGGAGTGACTAAATCAAAAGGGAACGACAAACCAAGAGATGAAAACCACAACTTTCGGACCTTCACCACAAACCACGAAAAAATCGGTTCGAATTCATATGAAACTCAGCCAGTTTTTTAATAATAATATTCCGGCATACTTAAGGCATATTTTTCctgttgttgatgattattattaACAGATGGGtggaatatttttttaaaaaaatcatgtcTCAGGCTGACAAGAATTGAAGCGAAATGGGTAACATGTTTTCGCGTACACAAAATAATTCGTCACCGTAAGAGTTCAGTTGAAATTTTGCTGAAGCCGTACACACACCGATAGGACGATCTATACACGCGGCGGTATATATCACAGTCAGCAATCGCTGTGCAGCGACGGCACCGTGGGCCAGTACTCCTCGAGGCCCCAGAAGCTGTCGCCCGCGGCCAACACCGCCGCCTGCAAAAACTCCGGCAGCACGCCGCCGGTACACGCGCCACCACCTGCGGATCCTCCACCATGGCCCACGTAGCCAGCTGATGATGATGGTCATCACCCCAGGCGCGCGGCTGCCCGCCGACGTCGTTGTCCGGCGCCCGGCCCACggagttgctgctgctgctctggGACTCGGTCACCGCCAACGCCGTGCCCGCCGGCTGATACCCGGCGCTCTCGCTGGCGCCCTCGCCGCGCTTCTTCTGGACCTTGGTCCTCCAGAAGTTCTTGATCTCGTTGTCGGTGCGGCCGGGGAGGTGCCTGGCGATCTTGGACCAGCGGTTGCCCCACCTTCCCTGGAGCTCCACGATCAGCTCGTGCTCCTCCGGCGTGATGTTGCCGCGCCGCACGTCCGGGCGCAGGTAGTTCAGCCACCGCAGCCGGCAGCTCTTCCCCGTGCGGTTCAGACCTGCGTGCACCCATCCATCAATTAATCGAGCCATGCATATAGAATTGCGCCCACACACACCGCCATGCATACCGGCGGCGCCCACACACACCGCCCACACACACCGCCATGCAACAGAAATTACACGAGGGAGAGATCGATCAACCAATTCACAGACGTACCGGCGGCGCGGGCGAGGCTGTTCCAGTCGCCCTCGCCGTTGACGGCGACGTAGTTGGCGAGGATGAGGTCCTCCTCCATCGTCCAGGGGCCTTTCCTCACGGCcgtctcctcgccgccgccgccgccgtcctgcaTTGCAAACTGACCAAGCCCGGTCCAACAAGGCCGGCGGCGTGACGCGGTATCCAACTCGCCGCGTTGTATGCAGATATAGTCGGAGCTGGGCCGGACGGCGACGTGAGCGGGCACTTTCGGCACGCCTAACTCGGAAAGGCGCTCGCGAGGAGGTCCCGAAACGGCCATGGCCACGACGTGTCAAGCTTCTTCCTCTTGCCATCCGTGGTTTGGCTTTGATTCGCACGTGTGTATTCGAGCTATCGCGCAGCTGCACATGCTTAAGCCGATTGCAAGACGTGCGATTACGTACGCGTTCGCCAGCTGTGTTACACTTTGATTTTTTAGTGAAAGAGTCGTATCGTTTTCTATTGGCTAGAAATCATGAGCctaatttttactacagtatgttTCAGTCATCTCCCACGGTCATTAGATTTGACTCGTAATTCATGTTGACATGATAGTTGTAAGtaggttgcaactaagatttttctaATTACAAGTcgattgcaactgagatttttgctAATTGCAAGTCCATTGCAGCTGAGGTTATTCTAGTTGCAAGTGGGTTGTAAGTGTGAAAAAATATCCAAGCTATTAAATTTGCTTCAAGATTCATACTGTACTATGAGGTGTAACTAGTTACTTGTAATTCCTCTATTTTTATTTACTTCACGCTTTACCTTTAATTAAAATCAAAGCTTGCAAAGTTTGATCAATATGAAAGTATACATTGTGATGATTCTAATACGGAGTACAATATATTTTACTTTatagatgttaatatttttttgtaaatatttGATTAAAAGTTTATAGAGTTCGACTTTAACTAAACCGAGAACGCGATGTATTtgcgaacggagggagtaagagaCTATAGGCATGCGGAAGAGAAATACTTAAAATGGCATGATGGTATTGTCCTTGTCAGGAAGGGAACTTTTGACTTATTCCTTTTTGAATCATTCCATTTATCATATGTCCATACATAAACTGTTGGGAAAATCTACAAGGCGACGCCGCACTGCTGGCTCTCCCGTGCGGCGGGGCCATCATTAGAAAAATGCATCCTGGCCCCTAAATGACCGATTACATCTCATCCAAAGGGTATCGCACTCATTCCCGCATCTTATCTCCTCAAGCCTATCCTCGATCACACAAATCTCTCTCTCTGCGAAACCGTGACGGAAAGTCATCGTTGGGAAACTGGCAAGGAAGATCAAGGAGCTTGCTGCGGCGCGAGCATGCAACAGCCGGAGAGGCCACCACGGACAGGGAGGCCGCCGGAAAGTACGGAACAGCGGGGGaggccgtcgtcgccggcgagcatGGAGCAGTGCGGgaggccgctgccgccggcgagcACGGAGCAGCAcaggaggccgccgccggcgagcatgGAGCAGCGCGGGAGGCCGCCGTCGCAGCCGAGCACGGGCAGCCGTGGAGGCGCCCGCCGATATCAAGCCAGGGCCGGGAGGAGTCCTCTACCTTGCGGGGCAACGAGGAAGAACTCAGCGGCCAGAGTGAGCGTGATGACGGCGTTGTGTTGAGGCTGACGGCAAATGAGATTCACGGGCCACGGCGACGCTGAGACGGGACGATGGGGGAGGAGCTCCATGGCGGCTTAATTAATCCGGTAATTAGGATTTATTAACCTGGCAATTAGGAATCTGGCAAACATATAACCTAATTAATATGTCAATTACTAAAATTTAGGGCACACCTGGAGCTCAGGCGACTTAGATTTAATTAAATCTAAGTCACCTGACGTCAGCAGTTCACTAACGTACGTACTCCGACTGCGATACTGGTTCGCTCTTTATGGGCTGCGTTGGCCATTTGAATTTTCTGTTGTTTGGATGGTGGCTCTTGGAATTGCATTACATAGGCCTACATATAAAAACACCAGAAGGCCACCGAAGCaacaacaaaaaatgcccattttTTACTAAATTATTACGTGAGGTTGGCCATTTTCTCCTTAGCTCAAAAATAAGAGTATATGAGAAAAATGCATGCTCTTCTTTTTCACTAGAAAAATAATTATAACTCACGTGCACTTAATTTTTTTCCAGTTGTTATCAAAGTGCAATTGCAAAAGGGTCATTCGCAACCAACATGCAACtagaaaaatctcaattgcaacacATGTGCAAATGGAAAAAAATATCAGCTGCAACTCACATGCAACTAAAGAAAATCCTAGTTGCAACCGATGTGGAACTAGAAAATCTCGGTAGCAACCTGCGTGCAACTAAAGAAAAACTATGCAACTAgaaaaaaaactcagttgcaaccaACATGGAAGTGGAAATATCTTAGTTTTAACCCATGTGCAGCCAAAAAATTCAGTTGCAATACACATGCAACtcagaaaatctcagttgcaatccacatgcaactggaaaaatctcagttacaactcACGTGCGAATGGAAATGATCTCAGTTACAACCAATGTGTAACTAGAAAATGTCAATTGCAGCCCATATGTAACTggaaaatctcagttacaaccaTTGTGTAACTGGAGAAATCTCAATAGCAACCAATGTGTCCTTAAGCTAGCACAAAGCACGACGTAATCCAATGTTCAAAGAATCATCATACACTTGCACGCCAAGGGAAAGCGGGCGCGAGCCAAAATGGTAGTAGTCTGCACAAATCTTAACGGTTGCATTTGAGTTGTAACTAGCAAATTTTTTTCCTGTTGCACCATGGTTGTAACTAAGGAGAAACTAAGATACGACTAATTGCACATGTATTGAAGCTGAGTTTTTTTTTCCAGTTACACCATGGTTGTAACtgtgaaaaaaaaaaatcagttacaCATGAGTTGTAACTTGTATTTTCCCGCTTGCAGATGGGTTGCAACTAAGTTTTTTTTGGTTACACATAGCTTGGAACTGAGATTTAGTTACAGACGTATTGCAACTGATATTTTTCCAATTTGATATAATTTGTAGCCGAGATTTTTTCAGTATGACAATGCCTCAATGCATGCACGTAAAACCTCAGTTTAAACACATCGTATACTGAGACTCAACCTCAGTTTGGACACATCGTAGACTCGGCTCCACACCCTTTTTGTAGAAGATCAAAAGTAAACGCTgggtgaaagaaaaaaaaacgccACAGACCAGACAAAAGGCCAGGTACCACAAAGCCCATGCTTACAATACAAGCAACACCAGACAGCACCGCACCACATGAAGCAGCGCAGCCCACTAAAAGAAGCAACGAGCGCCTTGTACCACCAGCGGCACAGCTAAACGGCAAAGGACTGCACGCATCTTAGCACAACAAATTCAACGGCAGATGAGTCGACTGAGATTTAATAAATCTCAGGCGCCTGAGAATTAGCAATTCCGTAAAATTTAACCTGGCTACCAGGACTAATTAATCAGGTAACCAGAAATTAATTACTAGGCCTAACTAATTTTGCAATTGGTAATCCGGCAACCATGACCAATTTATCTGGCAGCTACTCCGTAATGGATATGCAAAAAGTCAAAGATGACATTGCGTACATTATTAAGCAACTGAGAGCGCATGGGGAAGAGAAAGTTCTGGCCAAGCTACCGTTGCTGGGACAGTCTCGCTGTTGCATGCAACCGGTCGCGGGACGTGATTAGGTTGGTTGCAACGGGTTTTGCAGCCTTTTCGTGCGCGCTCGCATAACAACGGTACAGTGGCTTGCAGCCGCCGCACGGAGACACAAATATGCGGCGCCGCTGTGTAGTATACAAGAAAGTGGGGTTTTCTCTCGTTTGGCGTAGTATTTGCTTAGAGCACACACCGGATGGCATCTTTGAGTAAGCCGTAACGAACAGACTTGTGCCTGATCATCCGGAGTTTGGATTTAGATGCAGTACCTTCATTTTCGCGAACCACCTCCACGCCGTTGAGCACGGTAGCAACGTCAAAGGTTTTGGCGATGCAAAACCTACCCGTCCCCATGTACGCCATGCTGACATTCTGCAGCCGCCAGCCCCTGGGTTCGTCCATGTCTGGCCAGTGGTGCCGCAGCCTCGGAGTTGGAGCCCCACCACCGCCGtcaatggaggaggagaggtCCAGCGCGCACAGGTGGTGGGGCTTGATGTCTTGGATGCCGAAGCAGAGGTTGTCGAGCTCGGGGACGGCGTAGGCTCTCCCGTAGAAGGGCAGGATCCAGCTGCCGGCCTTGGTCCACTGCTCTGTGGCTGTGTTGAAGAAGTAGGTGCCGAACCTGTCCTCGGCGCCGGAGGAGACGCAGATGGTGTTGCCGTCCAGCAGCGCGTAAGACCGGACGGTGCCAGGGCCATTGGCGTACGGCGGCGGAGGGAGCCGGAGCCAGTGCCACACGAACATGTCGGGGCAACGCGCCAGACGGTACTGGTACGGGGACGGCGGGGTGGGGTCGCCGTAGACGAGGGCCTCGAAGCTGCCGCGGATCCTGTCCAGGACGTAGAGCGCGTCGGGCCGCGCGGGGTCGTGGGCGCCGCCGGGGCGCGCGACGGATAGGGCCACGGGGCCGCTCGCCTTGGGCATGTGGAGGCAGGGCAGTGTCTCCACGGTGGCGGCGGAGCCGGCGTCGTAGAGGACGGCCCGCCCGGCGGCGTCGACGCAGATGATCTTGTTGCTGTCGTCGTTGCCGCCGTAGAAAGGCAGGAAGTCCATGCTGCCGTCGCCCGGACGGGAAGTGTTGAACTGGATTCGTGGCTTCGGTAGAGAAGACAGGGTCATCTTCTTCGTGCGCCGATCCGTCGCCATGCGATTCTTGGCTTCCTGCTCTGCTTCTTGCGTGGATCCGTAGAAGATGTCGCTGGCCTTGATACGGCACAGCGAACACAAACCGTCCATGTAATGCTCCGTGACCACATTCACGAACTTCCGCATCTTCATTCCCACGTTGGACATTGATGTGATTCCTTTGGATCTGTCTCCAAGGTCAGTAGCGGCTGGGCGAGACGGATCAGTTGGAGAAGGATGGGGAGAGACTAGAGAGGCGGCGCCGAGGGGCCATGTACGTATAGTTTTTCTAGAAAATTATTATGGAGTATATCGCTACCATGTGTTTGGAGTTTGGACCTTGGGTTGGGCCAGAAATGCAGTCCATCTACTGCATAGGTTTTTTTTCCGGTTTAGGGCCtttttcattttaattttctaaatggatttttggaaacacaatacaacacatacactcacccctataaacACGAACACACGCATATCCtatccttagggcatctccaccggAGCAACCTAGTCAATCCTGGCCTGTCTGAAACGGTCAGCACGGATAGGCAGACCGGTCACCAACACTCCAACGGGACGACCCAAACGAA from Lolium rigidum isolate FL_2022 chromosome 4, APGP_CSIRO_Lrig_0.1, whole genome shotgun sequence encodes the following:
- the LOC124707079 gene encoding 50S ribosomal protein L12, chloroplastic-like, producing MASTALSSAFSLLHTKPATSSLPRSHPFVHMSHGRRPSVAVACTTTTASPKVLELGDAIAGLTLEEARLLVDHLQERLGVSAASFAPAAAVAAAPAAAEAEAPAEKTEFDVVIDEVPSSARIATIKVVRALTSLALKEAKDLIEGLPKKLKEAVGKDEAEDAKKQLEAVGAKVTIA